Part of the Permianibacter fluminis genome, ATTTCTTCCCGGGTGAACACGGTGAGGGAGCCGGGCGCTTCGTCGAGGCTTTGTTCGCGCCGGGCGGCGGTGACGATTTTGACGTTGCGCAGGCTGTCCAGATCAAGTGCGAACAGATCATCGGCGGCCAATGGCTCGGCGGCACTGGCGACGAACGCCAATGGTGGCAGCGACAATGACAAGGGCAGCAGCAGCCACAATGGCCGCCACCGCCTGCACAACAGGTCCATGGCGAAATCAGTCCACCGGGCGGAGGGAGACCAGCGCCAAGTCTAGTACATTGGTACTTGAAGCGCTCGTCCCAGTTATTTCGGCGCGCTATTTTTTCCGCGGCACGCCGGCTTTACCATGGCCACCACCCGGTTTCATCCAGCCAATTCCGCTCTGGAAAGTCATGCGCCCGCATATAACTGATACGGTGGTCATGGTACCGCCTGATGATTTTGCTTTTAACGAGCAGACTGCCCGCGACAACGATTTCCAGCATCGGGATCGCAACGCCGCGGCGGTGCGTGAGCGGGCGCTGGCGGAAGCGGCCGCAATGGTCGCGAGCTTGCGCGCTGCCGGCGTGCAGGTGCTGCTGCTTGGCAAAGGCCTGGACACGCCGCCGCTGCCGGATGCGGTCTTCCCCAATAACTGGTTCTCGACCTGGCCGGACGGTCGGCTGCAGCTGTATCCCATGCGGACCGCCAACCGACAGGCAGAAGTGCGGCCGCAAGCGCTGACCGCCTTGCTGCAGGAAGCCGGCTTTCGGGTGCAGCGCACGACGCAGCTGGCGGCGGCGCCGGGTCAGGCGCTGGAGGGCACCGGTGCGCTGGTGTTTGATCACCTCAGCCGGCGGCTGTTTGCCGCGCGCTCCGAGCGCTGCGACAGCGAGCTGGTGCAGGTTCATGCCGCTGAGCTGGGTTACCAGCCGGTGCTGTTCGATACCCGCGCCAGCAGCGGCCGGCCGTTCTACCACAGCAATGTCATGCTCAGCATTGGCGAGCGTTTTGCGCTGATTTGCCCGGAGGCGCTGCCCAACCGGGCCGAACGGGCGGCGGTGTTGGCGGCGCTGACCGAATCGGGTCGCGAGCTTGTCGAGCTCAGCTTGGACCAGACCGAGCAGGGCTTTTGCGCCAACCTGCTGCAGCTGCAAAGCCGCGCCGGTGAGCGCTTGCTGGTGCTGTCGCAGACGGCGTTCGATCACCTCAGCGCAGCCCAGCGCGAGCGCCTCGGCCGGCATGGCCGCTTGTTGCCGGTGGCGATTCCGACCATCGAGGCGGTCGGCGGCGGCAGCGCCCGCTGCATGCTGGCCGAGGTGTTCCTGCCGCGGGCGGACGACGTGGCCACCTGAAATCTGGTCAAATTTCGATCGTTGCAGCGTTACCGGCGCGCGGGTATGATCCGCCTCCCTTTTACAGGCGTGCGGTACCCAGCCCGGTCAGGTTTACCTGATCCAGCAGCAAGGGCGCCTGGGATCTGATGGCAGATCCCGGCAGGTTGGGCGGCGGCATGCGGAGAAACATCATGCAAGAAGGCATTCACCCGAAGTACGCGGAAATCACCGCCACCTGCTCCTGCGGCAACGTGATCAAAGTCCGTTCGACCGCTGGTCGCGATCTGAACCTCGACGTCTGCTCGGCCTGCCACCCGTTCTACACCGGCAAGCACAAGATTGTTGACAGCGGTGGTCGTGTTGACCGTTTCCGCAAGCGTTTTGGCGCGGCCCGTCCGACCAAGTAATGCTGATGTTTCGGAACAAAAAGGCGCTGAAAAGCGCCTTTTTTCTTTTTCCGCCTGGCACCGGATGGGCTCGGAAATCGCTATGGCTTGCGCGGATTTTCTGCGGGCTGCTGCTTGCGGCAGCGCGGGTCGACGCCGCCGCGCCGGAACCGCTGTGCCGGCTGCCGGGTGTGCCAGAGTTGGTCACCATTGCCGCCGTCAGCGACGGCGATACCGTGCGGCTGCAGGACGGTCGCCGGGTTCGTCTGCTGGCCTTCGGCGCCCTCGAGCTCGATCGCGACCATCCCGAACGCAGCACCGCGCTGGCGCTCGAAGCCAAGAAAAAACTGCAGTGGCTGCTGCCGAAGCACAGCCAGGTCAGCCTGCTGACCGACCACGAGAAATACGATGTCCACGGCCGCACGCTGGCGCAGCTGATCCGCGCCGATGGGCTCGATGTCGGCCAGACCCAGCTCGAACAAGGCTTGGCGCACGTCTATATCTTTCCGCCCAACGACAGCCTGTGGCGCTGCTATCAGCGCTATGAAGCCACGGCGCGAACGGCCAAACGCGGCATCTGGGCGCTGCCGGAATTTCAGGTGCAGCCGGTGGCGTCGCTGCGTGCGGGCGCCGCGGCGTATCACTTGCTGCAAGGTCGGGTGACGGCTTACCACAAGCGCGGCGGTGCCATTACCGTGGAACTGGACCGGCGCGTGCTGGTGCATGTCCGGGCTGAAAATGCGCCGCGGTTTGCCGGTCAATGGCAGCTGCCGGCGATCGGCGAGTCGCTCGCGGTACGCGGCATGCTCAATTGGCGTGATGGCAAAGCCCATCTCGATCTGCGTCATCCGCAAGCACTGGATGTGGTCTTGTCCCGCTGAATGCAGCGGCCGACTTCGGCGCATTGCTGTTCATGACCGTCGCTTATAACTGGTTGGTCCATTACTGTGCCGACGCCGTAAAAACGTTACACTTGGCCCACTAAAAAAATTTTATCCTCTCTTTTTTTTCAAGGACTTACATAATCATGCAAGAAGAGAAGCGGCGCGCGGCCCTGCGTTATCACGAGGAGCCACGGCCAGGCAAACTCGCCATCGCGATCACCAAACCGACCGAAAACGTAAACGATTTGTCGCTCGCCTACACCCCGGGTGTTGCCGAGCCGGTACGCGAAATTGCCAAGGATCCGGCCGCTGCCTATCGCTACACCGCCAAAGGCAATCTGGTTGCCGTGATCACTGACGGTTCGGCTGTGCTCGGCCTCGGTGATGTCGGTGCGCTGGCGGGCAAACCAGTCATGGAAGGCAAGGCGGTTCTGTTCAAGAAGTTTGCCGACATCGACGTGTTCGATATCGAAATCAATGCCGAAAGCGCCCAGACTCTTATCGAAACCGTGGTCCGCATTTCGCCGACCTTTGGTGGCATCAATCTGGAAGACATCAAAGCGCCGCAGTGTTTTGAAGTGGAAGAAGCGCTGATCGAGCGGCTTGATATTCCGGTGTTCCATGACGATCAGCACGGCACTGCGGTGGTGATCGCCGCCGGACTGCGCAATGCGCTGGAAATCGGCAAGAAAAAAATCGAAGAAGTGAAAATCGTCTGCCTCGGCGCCGGCGCAGCCGGC contains:
- a CDS encoding arginine deiminase-related protein; its protein translation is MRPHITDTVVMVPPDDFAFNEQTARDNDFQHRDRNAAAVRERALAEAAAMVASLRAAGVQVLLLGKGLDTPPLPDAVFPNNWFSTWPDGRLQLYPMRTANRQAEVRPQALTALLQEAGFRVQRTTQLAAAPGQALEGTGALVFDHLSRRLFAARSERCDSELVQVHAAELGYQPVLFDTRASSGRPFYHSNVMLSIGERFALICPEALPNRAERAAVLAALTESGRELVELSLDQTEQGFCANLLQLQSRAGERLLVLSQTAFDHLSAAQRERLGRHGRLLPVAIPTIEAVGGGSARCMLAEVFLPRADDVAT
- the rpmE gene encoding 50S ribosomal protein L31, with amino-acid sequence MQEGIHPKYAEITATCSCGNVIKVRSTAGRDLNLDVCSACHPFYTGKHKIVDSGGRVDRFRKRFGAARPTK
- a CDS encoding thermonuclease family protein codes for the protein MFRNKKALKSAFFLFPPGTGWARKSLWLARIFCGLLLAAARVDAAAPEPLCRLPGVPELVTIAAVSDGDTVRLQDGRRVRLLAFGALELDRDHPERSTALALEAKKKLQWLLPKHSQVSLLTDHEKYDVHGRTLAQLIRADGLDVGQTQLEQGLAHVYIFPPNDSLWRCYQRYEATARTAKRGIWALPEFQVQPVASLRAGAAAYHLLQGRVTAYHKRGGAITVELDRRVLVHVRAENAPRFAGQWQLPAIGESLAVRGMLNWRDGKAHLDLRHPQALDVVLSR